TGATGCCGAAGTAGAACACGAAGAGGTGCACCGCGATCAGCGGCACGATAAGCCCGTTCTGCTGTCCCAGCGTCACGATCACGGGCGCAAGCAGCGCCGAAACGACGATATAGTTCGCCGTTGTCGGCAGCCCCATCCCGAGGATCAGCGACAGCACGGCGGTCAGCGCAAGGATCGCGAGGATATAGCCCCCCGACAGAACCTCGACCACATCGGCCAGTGCGGCACCCACGCCAGTCTGGCTGACCACACCCACGATGATGCCCGCGGTCGCTGTGGCAATGCCGATGCCGATCATGTTGCGCGCGCCCGTCACCAGACCGTCGATCAGGTCAAGAAAGCCGTTCTTGACATCGGTGGCGAACTGGCTTTCGCCGCGGAACATCGCCATCAGCGGACGCTGCGTCAGCAGGATGAAGACCATGTAAGCCGTCGCCCAGAAGGCCGACAGGCCGGGCGACAGACGGTCCACCATCAGCGCCCAGACCAGCACCACCACCGGCAGGATATAGTAGAGGCCCGAACGGATCGTGGGGCCGGGCAGCGGCAGTTTCGTGACCGGCGCATTGGGATCGTCCAGCTTCAGCGGCGGCTCTTTCGATGCGACGCGCAGAAGCAGCACATAGACGAGGGTCAGGAAGGCAAAGATGATATAGCCAGCGGTTTCGGGGAAGGCAGGGCGGATCCAGCCCATGCCATAGTAGACCGCAAAGCTCAGCGCGCAGATGACCGCGATGGTGAAGGCAAGCGACATCAGCCACGCGACCCACGGCTTGGGCTCAACCGGACGCGGCAGCCCTTCCATCCCCGCCTTCAGCGCTTCGAGGTGCACGATGTAGACCAGCGCGATGTACGAGATAACGGCGGGCAGGAAGGCGTGTTTGACCACGTCGAAATAGGCGATGCCGACGTATTCGACCATCAGGAAGGCGGCTGCACCCATCACCGGTGGCATGATCTGCCCGTTGACCGAGGACGCGACCTCGACCGCGCCGGCCTTTTCCGAGGAAAAGCCGACTTTTTTCATCAGCGGAATGGTGAACGTCCCCGTGGTGACCACGTTAGCGATGGAGGAGCCCGAGATCAGACCGGTCATCGCCGAGGAAACCACCGCGGCCTTCGCAGGGCCGCCCTTCATGTGGCCCATCAGGCTGAATGCGACCTGGATGAAGTAGTTACCCGCGCCAGCACGGTCCAGAAGCGATCCGAACAGGACGAAAAGAAAGACGAAGCTTGTCGAGACACCCAGCGCGATGCCGAAAACACCCTCGGTGGTGATCCACTGGTGGTTTACGATCTCGCTCAGGCTGTTGCCCTTGTGGGCGATGATGCTGGGCATCTGCGGGCCAAGGACGGTGTACATCAGAAAGACGCTCGCCACGATCATCAGCGCGGGACCAAGCGCGCGGCGGGTTGCTTCGAGCAGGATGATGATACCGACGACGGCAACCACGTAATCCTGTGTGATCGGCGCACCGACACGGCCCGCAATGTCGCGGTAGAACATGAACAGATAGAGCGCGGCACCGGCACCGGCGAGGGCAAGCACCCACTCCCAGATCGGCACGCGATCCTTCGGAGAGCCGAGGACCACTGTTGCCGCAACGGCCAGCGCGGGGATCGGAATCCACCATGTCGCGGTGCCGTCCTTGGCGCTGATCATGAACAGGGCCGCCAGCGCCAGCGGGACAATCACCCCAAGCGCAAGCTGGAATTTGGTACGCGCCGCCGGAAACACCATGATGCCAAGGAACACGGCAAACCCGAGGTGGATGGAGCGTGCGAGCGTGTCGTTGAAAAGCCCGAAGGGCGACGCGATGTAGAGCTGGAACAGCGACCAGGCGAGCGCGACGAGAAGCAGAAGGATGCCGACCGGTCCGGAAACGGAACGCCCACCGGTATCGGAAGAGGCAACCAGTTCGTCCAGTTCATCCTGGCTTAGGCCACCACGGCTGCCCGTCGCTTCGGTTTCGACCCTTGCAGCCTGCTGCTGGTACTTCTGGTTGTCGTTTTCCTGATCGGTCATCGCTTTTTCCCCTGCGTGAGCCAGGGACGCCTGATGCGCCCGGGCCCCTAGATGTGCCGCTTTGTGCGGTCACAGCCTGCGGCCGGCCCCCTGAGGGCCGCCCGCAGAATTCGCTTTGACAGGTAGCGGCTTATTCGATCCAGCCACGTTCTTTGTAGTACTGCGCGGCACCGTCATGCAGTGGTGCGGACAAACCGGCCGAGATCATGTCTTCTTCGGTCAGGTTCTCGAACGCAGGGTGCAGGCGCTTGAAGCGGTCGAAGTTGTCAAAAACCGCTTTCACGACTTCATAAACCACTTCATCCGCGACATCGGCGGAGGTGACGAAGGTCGCCTTCACACCGAAGGTGTTCACGTCGCTGTCGGTGCCTTTATACATGCCACCCGGAATTGTCGCGGCAGCATAGTAGGGGTTGTTGTCGATCAGGCCCTGAATCGCGTCACCCTCTACCGGGATCAGCTTGGCATCGATGGTCGATACGGCTTCCTGAATGGAACCGTTGGGGTGACCCACGGTGTAGATGATCGCGTCGACCTTGTTATCACCCAGTGCCGCAGCCTGCTCGGCCGGCTTCAGCTCGGATGCGAGGGCGAAATCGTCCAGCGTCCAGCCCTTGGCATCCATGACGACTTCCATCGTGGCGCGCTGGCCGGAACCGGGGTTGCCGATGTTGACACGCTTGCCCTTGAGGTCGTCAAAGCTTTCGATGCCGCTGTCGGCGCGGGCGATGACGTTGAACGGTTCACCATGGACGGAGAACACGGCGCGCAGCTTGTCGAACTTGTCACCCTCGAACTGCGAGGTGCCATTGTAGGCATGGTACTGCCAGTCGGACTGGGCCACGCCCATGTCCATGTCGCCGGCCTTGATCGCGTTGATGTTCGCAATCGATCCACCGGTCGAAGGCGCCGTGCATTTCAGACCGGATGTATCAGAGTTGCGGTTCACCAGACGGCAGATCGACTGACCGACGACGAAGTACACGCCGGTTTGCCCGCCGGTACCGATTGTAATGAACTTTTCCTGCGCTGTTGCGGCAGTACCGGCAACCATTGCGCCAGCAAATGCCAGTGTCTTGAGCATCTTCATAGATGTAACTCCCCTTTTTGTTCGGGTCCCGCGAGATTGCGTTTCCCGTTATGCGGAGAAAGAACCGCCACACCCTCCTTGCGGGAATTTACCGGCGACAGGTGGTCCTCTCCTTCCACCCGCAAGCCTGTTTTGTGGCTCGTGAAGTGAAATCTAAGAGAAAGCCTAGGCAGCTTTGCGCGGATGAGCAAGGACTCTCTTATTTTGATCAAAACCGCGAAAAAATCCAACGCCTGAAGGGACCTGGACGCGGCCCGGGCGGTCGGCGGACCTGCCGCGCAGCTGATCCAAAGCGGACGCAGGGTTGCCAAACGCCCGTCCGGTACGCTCTAGATTGGCCAATCATCCGAGCTTTCCAAAGAGGGGCGAAAATGCGCGATTTATCCAATCTCACCCGCTTCAGCACCTTTGCGGCGGTTGTCGCGCTCAGCGTGCTCAGCCTGCTGGCGGCGGCGATCTGGTCCGCGTGGTTCCTGCTGCCCTTCGCGATATTCTTTGCACTGTCGCTTCTGGGGCTGGTCGATATCAGGCAACCGCACCATTCGATCCTGCGGAACTATCCTGTTCTGGGGCACATGCGCTTCCTTTTTGAGGGGATCCGCCCGGAAATCAGGCAGTATCTGATCGAAAGCGATCAGGACGAGGAACCGTTCAGCCGCGATGCCCGCAGTCTGGTGTACCAGCGCGCCAAGGGACAGGAAGACGCCCGCCCCTTCGGCACCCGGATGCGGGTCTACGATGGCGGCTACAGCTGGGTCACCCATTCGGTGCAGCCCAAACACATCGAAAACACCGATTTTCGGATCACCATCGGCAACAGCGCGTGCAAGCAGCCCTATAATGCGTCGATCTACAATATCTCTGCGATGAGCTTTGGCTCTCTTTCCGCCAACGCCATCTCGGCGCTCAACCGCGGTGCGGCGGCGGGCGGCTTTGCCCATGACACGGGCGAAGGCGGCATCAGCCGCTACCACCGCGAAGGGGGCGGAGACCTGATCTATGAAATCGGGTCGGGCTATTTCGGCTGCCGCAAGGATGACGGCAGTTTCAGCCCCGAAAAATTCGCCGAACAGGCCGCGCGCGATCAGGTCAAGATGATCGAACTCAAGCTCAGCCAAGGCGCCAAGCCGGGCCATGGCGGGATGCTGCCCGCCGCCAAGATCACGCCGGAGATCGCGGAAGCGCGCGGTGTGCCGATGGGAAAGGATTGCATTTCACCGGCGTCCCATTCGGCGTTTTCCACCCCTGTCGAGATGATGGAGTTTCTGGGCGAACTGCGCAGGCTGTCCGGTGGCAAACCGGTCGGTTTCAAGCTGTGTATCGGCCACCAGCGGGAATTCATGTGCATGGTCAAGGCGATGCTCAAAACGGGGATTGTGCCGGATTTCATCGTTGTTGACGGGACCGAGGGCGGGACCGGCGCCGCACCGCTGGAGTTTGCCAATCACGTCGGCATGCCGATGGTCGAGGGGCTTACCTTTGTTCACAACACCCTGCGCGGTGCAGGCATCCGCAACCGGGTCAAGATCGGCGCGGCGGGCAAGATTGTGTCGGCCTTCGACATCGCGCGCGCGCTCGCGCTTGGCGCGGACTGGTGCAATTCCGCCCGCGGTTTCATGTTCGCGGTTGGCTGCATTCAGGCGCAGGCCTGCCACACCAACCATTGCCCTGTCGGCGTCGCAACGCAGGATCCGCTGCGTGCCCGCGCGCTTGATCCGGTTCACAAATCCGTCCGCGTGGCGCGGTTCCACCGCGAGACAATGATCGCACTGGGCGAGATGACCGGCGCTGCGGGCCTGTCGCAACCCTGCGAGTTTCTGCCCCACCACCTGATGATGCGGCAGTCAGATCGTTCGATGGTTCAGGGCAACCACGCCTATCCCTACCTGCCCGAAGGCTTTCTCGTCGATCCGGACGCAGCCGACCACATGGGATACAAGGAACGCTGGTCGCGCGCGAATGCGGAATCGTTTCAACCGCCCGAAACCGCCGCGGTCTGAGCACAGCCCAGCGCGCCGAACGCGGCGGTCAGGTCTTCTGGAGCGTCCATCGGCGGTGCGCGCAGTACCCTAGCGGCGCGGGCGCAGACCCGCAGAAGCGTACCTGCCTGCGGCATCTGCGCTTCGCGGTCGTAGCCCAGCACCGGGGTTCCGGACAGGGCCCATGTTTCGGACGCGACCGGCCCCGACGCGTAGCCCTCCCATATCTCGAGGTCCACAGGGCCACCGAAGATTCCCCGGCTCATCAGTTGCACGCGCAGCCCCTCGCCCGCCGGTGTGCCTGTGACCAGCCAGACGTCCGCACCCGTGTCATCGTCGGGCAGGGTCGCACCGATGATGGTACTGCCCCCGATAACCGGAAGTCCGGCTTCCCCAATGTCGGCGAAAACACCCGTGAGCATCGCGATGCCATTCGCATCAAGCGGGGTCAGACGTGTCGTGATGACCTTTCCGCCACTCCAGAGCCCGCTGAAGGCAGCCCATGTGCCATCGTCAACCCTGCCACTCGGGGGGATATGGACGCGCGTGCCCATCACCCGGGCCTCTTCCGTGCCGGTTTTCTCAACCGGTCCGGCCACGGCGAAAACCGCCAGTATCCGTTGCGCGTGCAGCAACCCGTTTTCGAGCGTTGCCCGGATCGCCAGCGTATCGCCCACGGCAATCCGGTGATCGGGGCCAAGCGGGCTGAGCGGCTTTACCGCTTCGGGATTGGCAATGGCCCGGCCCGCCACGACCAACGGATCGGTCCGTTCGACCACGCCAAATATCCCCACGGCGAGCGGCGTCTCGTCGGCCCTCGCACCTGAGCCGCCGATAAGAAGGACAACAAGGAGTGCTGCGCGTAGCATCATGGCAATATCCGCCGAACCCGCCCCCAGAAAAGAGAAAAGCGCGCGCAGGTCAGTCCCGCACGCGCTTTCCTCGATCGTATCGTCGCCGTCTATCTTACAGAACGCCGTCCGCGACTGCGGCTTTCAGCGCCTCTTCAAAGATCGCCAGACCTTCGTCGATGATCTCGTCCTCGGCGGTCAGCGGCACCATCACGCGCACTGCGTTGCTATGCATGCCGCAGCTCAGCAGCAGCAGACCACGCTCGAGCGCGTGCGCGATCAGCCGTTTGGTCAGCGCGGCATCGGGTGCGCCGCTTTCGAAATCCGTCACGAATTCGACCGCGACCATCGCGCCAATCCCGCGAATGTCCCACATCCGGAACGGAGCGGCGCGCGCGCCGATCTCGGCAAAGCGCGCTTTCAGCTTGTCACCCATCGCGGTGGAGCGTTCGAGAAGCTCTTCCTGCTCGAGCGCGTCGATGGCGGCCAGCGCCGCCGCACAGGCAACGGGGTTGCCGCCGTATGTGCCGCCCAGACCGCCGGGATCCATCGCATCCATCACTTCGGACCGGCCGATAACACCCGCCAGCGGGTATCCACCCGCCATGGATTTCGCCACGGTGATAAGGTCAGGCTCGACCCCTGTGTGTTCGATCGCGAACCAGGTGCCGGTCCGGCCAAAGCCCGCCTGCACCTCGTCGGCGATCAACAGGATACCGTGCTGGTCGCAAATCTCGCGCAGGGCGACCATCATCTCTGTCGGCACGGGGATGTAACCGCCTTCGCCCAGAACAGGTTCGATGATGATCGCGGCAACGCGATCCGGCTGTGCATCGGTCAGGAAGAGGTTCTTCAGACCTGTCAGCGCGTCCTCGACGGTGATGCCGTCACGCAGGGACGGGAACGGCGCGCGGAACACATCCGCAGGGAAAGGACCGACGTTCTTCTTGTAGGGGGTGACCTTGCCCGTCAGGCCCAGCGTCAGCAGGGTACGGCCATGGTAGCTGCCGGTGAAAGCGATCACGCCCGGCCGGCCCGTTGCCGCGCGCGCGATCTTGACCGCGTTCTCGACGGCTTCGGCGCCTGTGGTGACCAGAAGGGTCTTCTTGGGGCTGTCGCCGGGGGCCAGTGCGTTCAGACGCTCTGCCAGTTCGATGTAGGGAGCGTAGGGAACGACCTGAAAGGATGTGTGCGTAAACAGGTCTTCCTGCGCCTTCGCCGCTGCGATGACGGAGGCGTGACGGTGACCAGTGTTGAGAACCCCGATACCGCCGACGAAATCGATGTAGCGGTTCCCTTCGACATCCCAAAGCTCGGCGTTTTCGGCGCGCGCAGCATAGACACCGGGCGCAGCGGACGCGACACCGCGCGGCACGGCAGCGTCGCGGCGGGCCACAAGATCAGCGTTGGTATAGGTCTTTGGGGCCGCTGTTTCCACGATCGAGATATTCGGCTGTTTTTTCGCGCCTTTGCGGGTCGCACGCTTTGCAGTACTGGCCATTGCGGTATCCTAGAATCAAGAGAAATCGGACGCGGCACTTTGCGCGTTTAAAAAATCCTTCGCGCCGTTTAAATTAATTGTCAATCGGGAAGATCTGGCGTCTTGCGTTTTTCCGCCGGCAGTGGTGATCTCTGCAAAAGCGCGCCGCTTGAGGCGCTGTATTTCCGACGAAGGATGCCTCTCTTGGACATTGGTCAGCGACTTCGGGAAATCCGCATTCAGCGGGGTTTGTCCCAACGCGAGCTAGCTTCCCGCGCGGGTCTGACCAACGGGACGATCTCCTTGATCGAGACCGATAAAACCAGCCCGTCGGTCGCCTCTCTCAAGAGCCTTCTGGATGCGATACCGATCTCGATGGCCGAATTCTTCGGATCCATCGAGGATCCTGATCTGCCAAAGGTATTCTACAGGGCGAACGAGTTCACCGATCTTGCGCCCGACGGTCCGGGCCAGGTGTCCCTGCGTCAATTGGGCAACGCCCGGGAGCATCTTTTGCAGGTGCTCCACGAGACATACCCGCCCGGCGCCGACACCGGACCGGAATTCCTGTCGCATGACGGTGAAGAAGCGGGAATCGTGACGCGGGGCCAGATCGAAGTGACCGTGGGCGATGCGGTCGCGATCCTGGAAACGGGGGATGGCTATCTCTTCGACAGCCGCCTGCCGCACCGGTTTCGCAACGTCTCGACGTCTCCCTGCGAGATCGTCAGCGCCCTTACTCCGCCCGTATTCTGAACGCAGCGCACGAAAAATCCCACGGATTGCTCCGTGGGATTCAAATCGTTGGCAGTGACGTCAGCGTTTTGACTGGCTACGGGATCCACCGTTCGCGTTGGGGCTGTAGCTGTCGTCGAGCCGGCGATCCGT
Above is a genomic segment from Sulfitobacter sp. HNIBRBA3233 containing:
- the gabT gene encoding 4-aminobutyrate--2-oxoglutarate transaminase; the encoded protein is MASTAKRATRKGAKKQPNISIVETAAPKTYTNADLVARRDAAVPRGVASAAPGVYAARAENAELWDVEGNRYIDFVGGIGVLNTGHRHASVIAAAKAQEDLFTHTSFQVVPYAPYIELAERLNALAPGDSPKKTLLVTTGAEAVENAVKIARAATGRPGVIAFTGSYHGRTLLTLGLTGKVTPYKKNVGPFPADVFRAPFPSLRDGITVEDALTGLKNLFLTDAQPDRVAAIIIEPVLGEGGYIPVPTEMMVALREICDQHGILLIADEVQAGFGRTGTWFAIEHTGVEPDLITVAKSMAGGYPLAGVIGRSEVMDAMDPGGLGGTYGGNPVACAAALAAIDALEQEELLERSTAMGDKLKARFAEIGARAAPFRMWDIRGIGAMVAVEFVTDFESGAPDAALTKRLIAHALERGLLLLSCGMHSNAVRVMVPLTAEDEIIDEGLAIFEEALKAAVADGVL
- a CDS encoding TRAP transporter permease, which produces MTDQENDNQKYQQQAARVETEATGSRGGLSQDELDELVASSDTGGRSVSGPVGILLLLVALAWSLFQLYIASPFGLFNDTLARSIHLGFAVFLGIMVFPAARTKFQLALGVIVPLALAALFMISAKDGTATWWIPIPALAVAATVVLGSPKDRVPIWEWVLALAGAGAALYLFMFYRDIAGRVGAPITQDYVVAVVGIIILLEATRRALGPALMIVASVFLMYTVLGPQMPSIIAHKGNSLSEIVNHQWITTEGVFGIALGVSTSFVFLFVLFGSLLDRAGAGNYFIQVAFSLMGHMKGGPAKAAVVSSAMTGLISGSSIANVVTTGTFTIPLMKKVGFSSEKAGAVEVASSVNGQIMPPVMGAAAFLMVEYVGIAYFDVVKHAFLPAVISYIALVYIVHLEALKAGMEGLPRPVEPKPWVAWLMSLAFTIAVICALSFAVYYGMGWIRPAFPETAGYIIFAFLTLVYVLLLRVASKEPPLKLDDPNAPVTKLPLPGPTIRSGLYYILPVVVLVWALMVDRLSPGLSAFWATAYMVFILLTQRPLMAMFRGESQFATDVKNGFLDLIDGLVTGARNMIGIGIATATAGIIVGVVSQTGVGAALADVVEVLSGGYILAILALTAVLSLILGMGLPTTANYIVVSALLAPVIVTLGQQNGLIVPLIAVHLFVFYFGIMADVTPPVGLASFAAAAVSGGDPIKTGFVAFFYSLRTAALPFLFIFNTELLLIDVTWAQGIFVFIIATVAMLLFAAATQGWFLAKNRFYETIALLLIAFTLFRPGFWMDMVSPPYIEAEPTEIAAAAEATPVGEPLRIRVAGRDSFGDPIEFVALVEMGAAGSGEERLEEAGLVFRQDGDSMIIDDVAFNSPAQNAGLDWDQEVLRVLQPQSQPSKYLMFIPALLLLAAVVMLQRGRNSRAAGRRATA
- a CDS encoding cupin domain-containing protein; this translates as MPLLDIGQRLREIRIQRGLSQRELASRAGLTNGTISLIETDKTSPSVASLKSLLDAIPISMAEFFGSIEDPDLPKVFYRANEFTDLAPDGPGQVSLRQLGNAREHLLQVLHETYPPGADTGPEFLSHDGEEAGIVTRGQIEVTVGDAVAILETGDGYLFDSRLPHRFRNVSTSPCEIVSALTPPVF
- a CDS encoding FMN-binding glutamate synthase family protein encodes the protein MRDLSNLTRFSTFAAVVALSVLSLLAAAIWSAWFLLPFAIFFALSLLGLVDIRQPHHSILRNYPVLGHMRFLFEGIRPEIRQYLIESDQDEEPFSRDARSLVYQRAKGQEDARPFGTRMRVYDGGYSWVTHSVQPKHIENTDFRITIGNSACKQPYNASIYNISAMSFGSLSANAISALNRGAAAGGFAHDTGEGGISRYHREGGGDLIYEIGSGYFGCRKDDGSFSPEKFAEQAARDQVKMIELKLSQGAKPGHGGMLPAAKITPEIAEARGVPMGKDCISPASHSAFSTPVEMMEFLGELRRLSGGKPVGFKLCIGHQREFMCMVKAMLKTGIVPDFIVVDGTEGGTGAAPLEFANHVGMPMVEGLTFVHNTLRGAGIRNRVKIGAAGKIVSAFDIARALALGADWCNSARGFMFAVGCIQAQACHTNHCPVGVATQDPLRARALDPVHKSVRVARFHRETMIALGEMTGAAGLSQPCEFLPHHLMMRQSDRSMVQGNHAYPYLPEGFLVDPDAADHMGYKERWSRANAESFQPPETAAV
- a CDS encoding TAXI family TRAP transporter solute-binding subunit, with the protein product MKMLKTLAFAGAMVAGTAATAQEKFITIGTGGQTGVYFVVGQSICRLVNRNSDTSGLKCTAPSTGGSIANINAIKAGDMDMGVAQSDWQYHAYNGTSQFEGDKFDKLRAVFSVHGEPFNVIARADSGIESFDDLKGKRVNIGNPGSGQRATMEVVMDAKGWTLDDFALASELKPAEQAAALGDNKVDAIIYTVGHPNGSIQEAVSTIDAKLIPVEGDAIQGLIDNNPYYAAATIPGGMYKGTDSDVNTFGVKATFVTSADVADEVVYEVVKAVFDNFDRFKRLHPAFENLTEEDMISAGLSAPLHDGAAQYYKERGWIE